A window of the Tenebrio molitor chromosome 1, icTenMoli1.1, whole genome shotgun sequence genome harbors these coding sequences:
- the Lar gene encoding tyrosine-protein phosphatase Lar isoform X5, producing MMTLPALLTGAPVLAIIVLATAGQVLSNGNYSDFPYIQYLTHPPEITMKPRNLQVKAGGIAAFYCAARGDPLPVIQWKKNGKRVSGSQTRYQVKEFPDGVSLLRIEPVKAGRDDANYECVAENGVGDAVNADATLVVFEVDKLPPGFPQITQSPTTNKVVEIGHNAVLTCAATGNPPPKITWLKNMLPINTSNNPRYSIRDEMPGALQIRDSEEKDHGKYECVAENAIGTDYSKSALLYVKVRRVPPQFSIPPQPLNEVMLGASLNLSCVAVGSPMPFVKWRKGLTQDITPEDKLPIGKNTLELTNIQESANYTCIAASALGVIESVAQVKVQSLPGPPTNIRVSEITATSVRLTWSYNGAEDLQYYVIQFKPKYANQAYSEISGIITMYYTIRSLSPYTEYEMYVIAVNNIGRGPPSTPAYVITGETAESSFGGAKPGSSPRNVQVRPLSSSTMVIQWDEPETANGQVTGYKVYYTTNSQLSMAQWESQVVDNNQLTTINELTPHTIYTIRVQAFTSVGPGPLSAPVHVKTQQGVPSQPSNLMASDIGETAVTLQWSKPTHSGENIVNYELYWNDTYAKEKHHRRIPISESYTLTGLYPNTLYYVWLAARSQRGEGATTPPIPVRTKQYVPGAPPSNVTGEAVSPTAIRVIWDPPPANRSNGNIVYYKLQYVEADRSDSEASEVRLNATRFVLDELKRWTTYRIWVLAGTSVGDGPSSFPITVRTHEDVPGNPQDVKVTPINSTTIKVEWKPPHPKERNGIIMGYHVHVQETKEEGKNFLNDPMKFDVFGDAELELNVTGLQPDTTYSIQVAALTRKGDGDRSTPVNVRTPGGVPNRPALTIKIIEREPTVTIELEWTRPSQTYGELKGYRLRYGVKDHELKNVDLKGTHTNTYRINDLERGVEYEFRVAGQNHIGIGQEAIKYMHTPEGPPTGPPANITYRFQTPDVVCVTWDPPTREHRNGQIVKYDIQFHKKSDHSNVIVRNVSHTKAVFTNLEENTEYVFHVKAYTNQGAGPNSEKFTIETAHDIGRAPMSVKAVATSDSSVEVWWEPIPSRGKIQGYQIFYTMTAVEDLDEWQQKSVDVTGSADLVNLEKYAQYAIAVAARLKTGLGRLSEKVTVKVKPEDVPLNLRAHEVSTHSMTLTWSPPIRLNPIKYKISFDAIKEFVDSQGITQTQKIERSEIMLNDDVRSYTINNLSPFTTYNVNVSAIPTDHSYRPPTKITVTTQMAAPQPMVKPDFYGVVNGEEIHVILPQASEEYGPISHYFLVVVPEDKSQANKNPDQFLTNTLIENKEKAMANPNLPYIAAKFPQRNIPYTFHLGTGEDDDGFTNYKLQRGRRYRIFVRAVVDTPQKHLYTSSPFSEYLSLDMREVPAGDPPVRPNPNDPTDNDVKVSSQRKDVGVLWIIGPIIAALTLSLIFVIVFIYRKRRQPCKTPDQTAVTRPLIPADLNSSIAPSDPVEMRRLNFQTPAMISHPPIPISELASHIERLKANDNMKFSQEYESIEPGQQFTWDHSNMDVNKPKNRYANVIAYDHSRVILPPEESILGSDYINANYCDGYRKHNAYVATQGPLQETFADFWRMCWELKTATIVMMTKLEERTRIKCDQYWPTRASETYGSMSVTITEVQELATYCIRTFQIHKVGFCERREVKQLQFTAWPDHGVPDHPAPFLQFLRRVRNLNPPNSGPIVVHCSAGVGRTGCFIVIDSMLERMRHEKTVDIYGHVTCLRAQRNYMVQTEDQYIFIHDALVEAVICGQTEVPARSLQSHIQKLMQLEPGENVTGMEHEFKKLGNIKTDSSRFVTANLPCNKHKNRLVHILPYESTRVCLAPMRGIEGSDYVNASFIDGYRYRKAYIATQGPLVDTTDDLWRMLWEHNSTIIVMLTKLKEMGREKCHQYWPSDRSVRYQCFVVDPIAEYNMPQYILREFKVTDAREGSSRTVRQFQFTDWPEQGVPKYGDGFIDFIGQVHKTKEQFGQDGPITVHCSAGVGRTGVFITLSIALERMQYEGVVDIFQTARILRTQRPAMVQTEDQYQFCYRAALEYLGSFDHYTN from the exons TCGACAAGCTGCCCCCGGGCTTCCCCCAGATCACCCAGTCGCCCACGACCAACAAAGTCGTCGAGATCGGTCACAACGCGGTGCTGACGTGTGCCGCCACCGGAAACCCACCGCCCAAGATCACGTGGTTGAAGAACATGCTCCCGATCAACACCAGCAACAACCCACGGTACTCCATAAGGGACGAGATGCCAG GTGCCCTCCAAATCCGAGACAGCGAAGAAAAGGATCACGGCAAGTACGAATGCGTTGCGGAAAACGCAATCGGCACCGACTACTCCAAGTCGGCTTTGCTTTATGTTAAAg TACGTCGTGTTCCCCCCCAATTTTCGATACCGCCCCAGCCGCTGAACGAGGTGATGTTGGGTGCCAGCCTGAACTTGAGTTGCGTGGCCGTCGGCTCGCCGATGCCTTTCGTCAAGTGGCGCAAGGGCCTCACCCAAGATATTACTCCGGAAGACAAGTTGCCCATCGGGAAGAACACTTTGGAACTAACTAATATCCAGGAGTCTGCTAATTATACTTGTATAGCCGCTAGCGCGTTGGGGGTTATCGAATCTGTTGCTCAGGTTAAAGTACAAT CATTACCGGGACCACCGACCAATATTAGAGTGTCAGAAATCACGGCGACTTCCGTCAGGCTGACTTGGTCCTACAACGGAGCCGAGGATCTTCAGTATTACGTCATTCAGTTCAAGCCAAAATATGCCAATCAAGCCTACAGCGAGATATCAGGAATCATTACCATGTATTATACGATTAGAAGCCTTAGTCCCTACACCGAATACGAGATGTACGTCATAGCCGTCAACAACATAGGCAGAGGACCTCCGAGCACGCCGGCGTACGTTATTACAGGAGAAACAG CCGAATCGTCTTTTGGAGGTGCCA AACCCGGATCGTCGCCGAGGAATGTTCAGGTGCGCCCCCTCAGTTCTAGCACCATGGTGATACAGTGGGACGAACCGGAGACGGCAAACGGACAAGTTACC GGATACAAAGTGTACTACACGACCAACTCGCAACTATCGATGGCCCAGTGGGAATCCCAAGTCGTCGACAACAATCAACTAACAACAATAAACGAGCTGACCCCGCACACGATTTACACCATCCGAGTCCAGGCGTTCACGTCGGTGGGGCCCGGACCCCTCAGCGCCCCCGTCCACGTCAAAACCCAGCAAG GCGTGCCTAGCCAACCGAGCAACCTCATGGCGTCGGATATCGGCGAGACCGCCGTCACCCTGCAGTGGAGCAAACCGACGCATTCCGGGGAAAACATCGTCAATTACGAGCTCTACTGGAATGACACCTACGCCAAGGAGAAGCACCACCGCCGCATACCTATATCCGAATCCTACACTCTGACCGGCCTCTATCCGAACACGCTGTACTACGTGTGGTTGGCGGCGAGATCGCAACGCGGAGAGGGCGCCACCACGCCGCCCATCCCAGTCAGAACGAAGCAGTACG TACCGGGCGCACCGCCCAGCAACGTTACCGGCGAGGCGGTAAGTCCCACTGCCATCCGAGTCATCTGGGATCCACCCCCTGCTAACCGCAGCAACGGAAACATTGTATACTACAAGCTACAGTATGTCGAAGCAGATAGATCAGATAGCGAAGCCTCAGAAGTTAGATTGAACGCTACTAGATTTGTGCTTGACGAACTAAAAAGGTGGACCACTTACCGAATTTGGGTCCTGGCCGGCACCTCAGTCGGAGACGGACCCAGCTCGTTCCCGATCACCGTGCGAACCCATGAAGATG TTCCCGGCAACCCGCAGGACGTTAAAGTCACCCCCATAAACTCCACCACGATCAAAGTCGAATGGAAACCGCCCCATCCGAAGGAGCGAAACGGCATTATCATGGGTTACCACGTCCACGTACAGGAGACCAAAGAAGAA GGCAAGAATTTCCTCAACGATCCGATGAAGTTCGACGTTTTCGGCGACGCCGAACTGGAACTGAACGTGACCGGCTTGCAACCGGACACGACCTACTCCATTCAAGTGGCCGCCCTCACCAGGAAGGGGGACGGCGACAGGAGCACGCCCGTCAACGTGCGCACCCCAGGAGGGGTGCCCAACAGGCCCGCGCTGACCATTAA GATAATCGAGCGCGAGCCCACCGTCACCATCGAGCTGGAGTGGACGCGGCCGTCGCAGACCTACGGAGAGCTGAAAGGCTACAGGCTGAGGTACGGAGTGAAGGACCACGAACTGAAGAACGTCGATCTGAAAG GAACCCACACCAACACCTACCGCATCAACGACCTGGAGCGCGGCGTCGAATACGAGTTCCGCGTCGCCGGTCAGAACCACATCGGGATCGGCCAGGAAGCCATAAAGTACATGCACACGCCCGAAGGACCCCCGACCGGACCCCCCGCCAACATCACGTACAGGTTCCAGACGCCCGACGTGGTCTGCGTGACATGGGACCCCCCGACTCGCGAACACCGCAACGGCCAAATCGTCAAGTACGACATCCAGTTCCACAAGAAGTCCGACCACAGCAACGTGATCGTGCGCAACGTCTCGCACACGAAGGCGGTCTTCACCAACCTGGAAGAGAACACCGAGTACGTCTTCCACGTGAAGGCGTACACGAACCAGGGCGCCGGACCCAACAGCGAGAAGTTCACCATCGAGACGGCTCACGACATCGGCAGAGCCCCCATGAGCGTGAAAGCGGTGGCCACGTCGGATTCGAGCGTCGAGGTGTGGTGGGAACCCATACCTTCGCGGGGGAAGATCCAAGGCTACCAGATTTTCTACACCATGACGGCCGTCGAGGATCTCGACGAGTGGCAGCAGAAATCGGTAGACGTGACCGGCTCCGCCGACCTGGTAAACCTGGAGAAGTACGCACAATACGCCATCGCCGTGGCGGCCAGGTTGAAAACCGGCCTGGGGAGGCTGTCGGAGAAGGTCACCGTGAAGGTCAAACCGGAGGACGTGCCGTTAAACTTGAGAGCTCACGAGGTGTCCACCCACTCGATGACTCTAACCTGGTCGCCTCCGATCCGCTTGAACCCCATCAAGTACAAGATTTCCTTCGACGCCATCAAGGAGTTCGTCGACTCGCAGGGAATAACGCAGACGCAAAAGATCGAACGTTCCGAAATCATGCTCAACGACGACGTTCGATCTTACACCATCAACAATCTGTCACCGTTCACCACGTACAACGTGAACGTGAGCGCCATCCCCACGGACCACTCGTACCGACCCCCCACGAAAATCACGGTGACGACGCAGATGGCAGCTCCGCAACCCATGGTCAAGCCGGATTTCTACGGTGTGGTCAACGGCGAAGAGATCCACGTGATCTTGCCCCAGGCGTCGGAAGAGTACGGGCCGATCAGCCACTATTTCCTGGTGGTGGTGCCCGAAGACAAGAGCCAAGCGAACAAGAATCCGGATCAGTTTTTGACCAACACCTTGATCGAAAACAAGGAGAAAGCCATGGCAAACCCGAATCTGCCCTACATTGCGGCTAAATTCCCTCAGCGGAACATACCCTACACTTTCCATCTGGGAACGGGGGAAGATGACGACGGATTCACCAATTACAAGCTGCAGAGGGGGCGTCGATACAGGATTTTCGTGCGGGCAGTGGTGGACACGCCCCAGAAACACCTCTACACCAGCAGTCCCTTCTCCGAGTATTTGTCCCTCGACATGAGGGAAGTCCCGGCTGGTGACCCTCCTGTGCGACCCAATCCCAACGACCCCACCGACAACGACGTCAAAGTGAGCTCGCAGCGCAAAGATGTCGGCGTTTTGTGGATAATCGGACCCATAATCGCCGCCCTCACCTTGTCTCTCATCTTCGTGATTGTCTTCATCTACCGAAAGCGGCGGCAACCGTGCAAGACTCCGGATCAGACGGCCGTGACGCGTCCCCTGATCCCCGCAGATCTGAACAGCAGCATCGCGCCCAGCGACCCCGTGGAGATGAGACGCTTGAACTTCCAAACTCCCGCGATGATCTCCCATCCGCCGATCCCCATCTCGGAGTTGGCCAGTCACATCGAGCGCCTCAAGGCCAACGACAACATGAAGTTCTCCCAGGAGTACGAGAGCATCGAGCCGGGCCAGCAGTTCACCTGGGACCACTCCAATATGGACGTCAACAAGCCGAAGAATCGCTACGCCAACGTGATCGCTTACGACCACAGCCGCGTCATCCTGCCGCCCGAGGAAAGCATCCTCGGCAGCGACTACATCAACGCCAACTACTGCGACGGCTACCGCAAGCACAACGCGTACGTGGCGACCCAGGGGCCGCTGCAGGAGACCTTCGCGGACTTCTGGCGGATGTGCTGGGAACTGAAGACGGCCACCATAGTGATGATGACCAAGCTGGAGGAGCGCACCAGGATCAAGTGCGACCAGTACTGGCCGACTCGCGCGTCCGAGACTTACGGCAGCATGTCCGTCACGATAACGGAAGTGCAAGAACTGGCGACCTACTGCATCAGGACCTTCCAGATCCACAAGGTGGGCTTCTGCGAGCGTCGCGAGGTCAAGCAGCTGCAGTTCACCGCCTGGCCCGACCACGGCGTCCCCGACCACCCGGCCCCGTTCTTGCAGTTCTTGCGGAGAGTGCGCAACCTCAACCCGCCCAACTCCGGCCCCATCGTCGTCCACTGCTCGGCCGGCGTCGGCCGCACCGGCTGCTTCATCGTCATCGATTCCATGCTGGAGAGGATGCGCCACGAGAAGACGGTCGACATCTACGGCCACGTGACGTGTCTGCGCGCCCAGCGGAACTACATGGTCCAGACCGAAGACCAGTACATATTCATCCACGACGCGCTGGTCGAGGCCGTCATCTGCGGACAGACCGAGGTGCCGGCGAGGAGCCTCCAGTCTCACATCCAGAAGCTGATGCAGCTGGAACCCGGGGAGAACGTGACGGGGATGGAGCACGAGTTCAAGAAGCTGGGGAACATCAAGACTGACTCGTCGCGATTCGTAACGGCGAATTTACCGTGCAATAAACACAAGAATCGATTGGTACATATCTTGCCCTACGAAAGTACGAGGGTATGCTTGGCCCCCATGCGGGGCATAGAGGGGTCGGACTACGTCAACGCGAGCTTCATCGACGGCTATCGGTACAGGAAGGCGTACATCGCGACGCAAGGACCGCTCGTTGACACCACCGACGACCTGTGGAGGATGCTGTGGGAGCACAACTCGACCATCATCGTCATGCTGACCAAGCTCAAGGAGATGGGAAGG gAAAAATGCCACCAGTACTGGCCCAGCGACCGCTCTGTCCGTTACCAATGCTTCGTCGTAGACCCCATCGCCGAGTACAACATGCCGCAGTACATCCTCCGCGAGTTCAAAGTGACGGACGCTAGGGAAGGCTCGTCGCGCACCGTCAGACAGTTCCAGTTTACCGACTGGCCGGAACAAGGCGTTCCCAAATACGGCGACGGATTCATCGATTTCATCGGACAAGTCCACAAGACTAAAGAACAGTTCGGTCAAGACGGTCCGATCACGGTCCACTGCAG TGCCGGGGTTGGCAGAACTGGAGTTTTCATCACGCTGAGTATAGCTTTGGAAAGAATGCAGTACGAAGGAGTCGTCGACATATTCCAAACGGCGAGGATTTTACGCACGCAAAGACCTGCCATGGTCCAAACCGAG GACCAATATCAATTTTGCTATCGAGCTGCTTTGGAATATTTGGGCTCCTTTGATCACTACACCAACTGA